A single region of the Deltaproteobacteria bacterium genome encodes:
- a CDS encoding phosphatidate cytidylyltransferase, whose protein sequence is MKRVLSALVLGPAVLLILLAAPPLVGVILVAAINVIAVVEMRKLVAPGESFPTGMAILGAFIMPACAWKGGETGLASGLAASVLILMIAGLVGYRAKGAARGIANGVFVLVFPVWALTHAVLFLGGSQGPIALFYLLLVIWTCDTSAYLFGSAFGKRKLAPTVSPNKSVEGFLAGLVSSLPVSVAFYYLSSLNWSLSFIMAAGLIIAFAGQLGDLVESAIKRGASVKDSGSLIPGHGGILDRIDSLLFAVPVFYYLVQLSRSGF, encoded by the coding sequence ATGAAACGTGTCCTGTCGGCATTGGTCCTGGGTCCGGCCGTCCTCCTGATCCTTCTGGCTGCTCCCCCCCTCGTTGGTGTCATCCTGGTGGCCGCCATTAACGTCATCGCCGTAGTGGAGATGAGGAAATTGGTCGCCCCCGGGGAATCCTTCCCGACGGGTATGGCAATCCTTGGGGCTTTCATTATGCCCGCATGTGCCTGGAAGGGCGGGGAAACCGGACTGGCATCCGGTTTGGCCGCCTCGGTCCTGATCCTTATGATCGCCGGTCTTGTCGGGTATCGGGCCAAGGGTGCGGCTCGGGGCATTGCGAACGGTGTTTTCGTCCTCGTTTTTCCCGTATGGGCACTCACCCACGCGGTCCTTTTCCTGGGAGGCTCCCAGGGTCCGATAGCCCTGTTTTATCTCCTCCTCGTTATCTGGACGTGTGATACCTCCGCCTATCTTTTCGGGAGCGCCTTCGGCAAGAGGAAGCTGGCGCCCACCGTCAGCCCCAATAAATCAGTGGAGGGTTTTCTGGCCGGCCTGGTTTCCTCCCTGCCGGTTTCGGTGGCCTTCTATTACCTGTCTTCCCTCAACTGGAGCCTGAGTTTTATTATGGCAGCCGGCCTGATAATCGCTTTTGCCGGGCAGTTGGGGGATCTGGTGGAATCGGCCATTAAGAGGGGTGCCTCCGTGAAGGACTCAGGCTCCCTCATCCCGGGGCACGGAGGTATACTGGATCGGATTGACTCTCTTCTGTTCGCTGTTCCCGTTTTCTATTACCTCGTCCAACTTTCCCGGAGCGGGTTTTGA
- a CDS encoding 1-deoxy-D-xylulose-5-phosphate reductoisomerase: protein MRRLSLIGSTGSIGRNTLDVAGRIPQNIKVVALASNSDFEGIVGQARRFHPLLVSLFNEESAARAEEMLVGTGITVLSGLDGILEAATLREADIVVSSAVGAAGIMPTFAAVSAGKVVALANKEALVAAGAAITMEAERHGARLLPVDSEHSAIFQVLLGQDRKGVRKLILTASGGPFFGKDSRFLDGVTPEMALDHPRWKMGPKVTVDSATMMNKGFEIIEASWLFGLNGESIDTLIHPQSVVHSMVEFVDGSTLAQMGITDMRIPISFALSYPDRMPLPFKSLDLAAVRNLEFFRPDAQQFPCLKLAYDALTAGGGVPAAMNAANEVAVESFLDGKLPFRKIQVVVRKVMDQTPPADESKLTEILHCDRWARKAARSIIRELKFKP, encoded by the coding sequence ATGAGGCGGTTATCGCTCATCGGTTCAACGGGATCCATCGGCAGAAACACCCTTGACGTTGCCGGGCGTATTCCACAGAATATCAAGGTTGTAGCGCTGGCTTCCAACTCCGATTTCGAGGGGATAGTCGGACAGGCGAGGCGGTTTCACCCGCTTCTTGTGTCCCTTTTTAATGAGGAATCGGCGGCACGTGCGGAAGAGATGCTTGTTGGAACCGGGATAACCGTTCTCTCGGGGCTCGATGGAATCCTTGAGGCCGCGACGCTCCGGGAAGCGGATATTGTGGTCTCCTCCGCCGTAGGGGCTGCCGGTATAATGCCGACCTTCGCCGCGGTTAGCGCCGGCAAGGTCGTAGCGTTGGCCAACAAGGAGGCCCTGGTGGCGGCGGGAGCCGCCATTACCATGGAGGCGGAACGGCATGGAGCGCGTCTCCTTCCTGTGGACAGCGAACACTCCGCTATCTTCCAGGTCCTCCTTGGACAGGACCGAAAGGGTGTCCGCAAGCTGATCCTGACCGCGTCGGGGGGGCCCTTCTTTGGAAAGGACTCAAGATTTCTTGATGGGGTAACCCCGGAAATGGCCCTGGATCACCCTCGCTGGAAGATGGGCCCCAAAGTCACGGTTGACTCGGCGACCATGATGAACAAAGGGTTTGAGATTATTGAGGCAAGCTGGTTATTCGGGCTTAACGGGGAATCCATTGACACCTTGATTCATCCCCAGAGCGTCGTTCACAGCATGGTGGAGTTTGTGGATGGCTCGACCCTTGCCCAGATGGGGATAACCGATATGCGTATTCCCATTTCCTTCGCTCTTTCCTATCCCGACAGGATGCCTTTGCCGTTCAAATCACTGGATCTCGCGGCGGTAAGAAACCTCGAATTTTTCAGGCCGGATGCACAGCAGTTTCCGTGTCTCAAGCTGGCCTATGATGCCTTGACGGCCGGCGGAGGCGTGCCGGCGGCCATGAACGCCGCTAACGAGGTGGCTGTTGAGTCTTTCCTGGATGGGAAGCTTCCGTTCAGAAAAATACAGGTCGTTGTCCGGAAGGTCATGGATCAGACCCCGCCTGCCGATGAATCAAAACTGACCGAGATCCTCCACTGCGACCGTTGGGCCAGGAAGGCCGCACGGTCCATTATCAGGGAGTTGAAATTTAAACCATGA
- the rseP gene encoding RIP metalloprotease RseP — protein sequence MTTILSFIAVLGILVLVHESGHFLVAKAMGVGVDRFSLGFPPKMFGVKKGDTEYCVSWIPLGGYVKLRGEDPDEVADPQDPKMYSTRSPGQRAGIVAAGPVMNLILAFILMPMMFMIGINIPAFFERPVEVGWVAPDSPAEAAGLRPGDLVVRFNGEKTGDWEALFKAVSAAAGETATVDLVRDNRTLSIVVAGKDLKGNSGLGVFPPMAPVVGSLAPGYPAEKSGIKEGDLILAVGGLPVTHWNEMAQVIHGSPDKTITVVVKRGSEKLQVQVTPRLDEKTGRGFIGISPKSETITRRFGFMESISRGFKRNIELLKLTFGFLWDMITLHASIKFLGGPIMIFQVTGQAARAGLSEFIAFMAFLSLQLGILNLLPVPVLDGGHLFFLGLEKIKGRPLTPHVRETAQRIGFALLILLIVVVSYNDILRLFSGR from the coding sequence ATGACTACCATCCTTTCTTTTATAGCAGTCCTTGGCATCCTTGTTCTCGTTCATGAGTCAGGCCATTTCCTGGTGGCAAAAGCCATGGGGGTTGGAGTTGACAGGTTCTCCTTAGGTTTTCCCCCGAAGATGTTCGGGGTAAAAAAAGGAGACACGGAATACTGCGTCTCGTGGATTCCCCTTGGAGGCTACGTCAAACTGCGGGGGGAGGACCCTGATGAGGTCGCAGATCCGCAGGATCCAAAGATGTACAGTACCCGTTCCCCGGGACAGCGGGCTGGAATCGTCGCGGCGGGACCTGTCATGAACCTCATCCTCGCTTTCATCCTGATGCCCATGATGTTCATGATCGGGATCAACATCCCGGCCTTCTTTGAGCGGCCCGTTGAAGTGGGTTGGGTTGCCCCCGATAGTCCTGCGGAGGCGGCCGGGCTCCGGCCCGGGGACCTTGTGGTCAGGTTTAACGGAGAGAAGACCGGCGACTGGGAGGCCCTTTTCAAGGCCGTATCCGCAGCCGCCGGTGAGACGGCCACCGTTGACCTGGTCAGGGACAACCGTACGCTTTCCATCGTCGTGGCGGGAAAGGACCTTAAAGGGAACAGCGGGCTCGGTGTTTTCCCCCCCATGGCTCCTGTTGTCGGTTCCCTCGCGCCCGGATATCCCGCTGAGAAGTCCGGGATAAAGGAGGGAGACCTGATTCTGGCTGTTGGAGGGCTGCCCGTTACCCACTGGAACGAAATGGCCCAGGTCATTCACGGAAGCCCCGATAAAACCATCACCGTCGTGGTGAAAAGGGGCAGCGAGAAACTGCAGGTTCAGGTGACCCCCCGTCTGGACGAAAAAACCGGACGGGGTTTTATCGGTATTTCACCCAAGAGTGAAACAATCACCCGGCGGTTCGGGTTCATGGAGTCCATTTCCAGGGGGTTTAAGCGAAACATTGAGCTGCTGAAACTGACCTTCGGCTTCCTATGGGACATGATCACCCTCCACGCCTCCATAAAATTTCTGGGCGGTCCAATCATGATCTTCCAGGTGACCGGCCAGGCGGCCCGGGCCGGCCTTTCCGAGTTTATCGCGTTTATGGCGTTTTTAAGCCTGCAGCTTGGAATTCTCAATCTACTGCCTGTCCCGGTACTCGACGGCGGGCACCTTTTCTTCCTGGGATTGGAAAAGATCAAGGGAAGGCCCCTTACTCCTCATGTTCGTGAGACCGCCCAGCGGATAGGGTTCGCTCTTCTTATCCTTCTCATTGTCGTCGTTTCCTACAATGATATACTGCGGCTTTTTTCGGGCAGATGA
- the ispG gene encoding flavodoxin-dependent (E)-4-hydroxy-3-methylbut-2-enyl-diphosphate synthase codes for MTLPANSVTAPRRLTRSIEVGRVAVGGEAPVSVQSMTNTPTADVDGTLAQVQALAQAGCDIIRISVPDIPSLEGFARLRANVRVPLVADIHFDYRLAVGALDAGADGVRINPGNIGSVKKVGEVIRAAADKGASVRIGVNAGSLERDILKSYGHPTPGALVESCLRSVDLVEGMGFHELKLSVKASGPMETVEAYRLLSEEVDYPLHIGVTEAGTALCGSVRTSVALGLLLSEGIGDTLRVSLSGDPVPEVRAGIEILQSLGMRGGPWVVACPTCARTEVDVAGLAAEVEKRLRDISAPLKVAVMGCPVNGPGEARESDAGIAGGKGVAILFVEGKVKGKVGLHEAVDALMDEVRRLEQKWTKAQGVEK; via the coding sequence ATGACCTTGCCGGCAAACAGTGTGACGGCCCCCCGGAGGCTTACCCGGAGTATTGAGGTTGGGCGCGTTGCGGTGGGGGGAGAGGCCCCGGTCTCCGTTCAGTCCATGACGAATACGCCCACCGCGGATGTGGATGGAACACTGGCCCAGGTGCAGGCCCTCGCCCAGGCGGGATGTGATATCATTCGAATTTCCGTCCCCGACATCCCTTCCCTCGAAGGTTTTGCCCGGCTGAGGGCCAACGTGAGGGTTCCCCTGGTCGCCGATATCCATTTTGACTACCGTCTTGCCGTCGGGGCCCTTGACGCCGGGGCCGACGGCGTGAGAATAAATCCGGGCAACATCGGGTCGGTAAAAAAAGTCGGGGAAGTGATCAGGGCCGCCGCGGATAAGGGAGCTTCCGTCAGGATCGGTGTCAACGCCGGATCCCTCGAGAGGGATATCCTCAAGTCATATGGGCACCCAACCCCCGGGGCGCTGGTGGAAAGCTGTCTGCGCTCCGTGGACCTGGTGGAGGGGATGGGGTTTCACGAACTCAAACTCTCCGTCAAGGCGTCCGGCCCCATGGAAACGGTGGAAGCCTATCGCCTCCTGTCCGAGGAGGTCGATTATCCGCTCCATATCGGTGTTACTGAGGCAGGTACCGCCCTTTGCGGCTCGGTGAGGACTTCTGTGGCTCTGGGGCTTCTTCTTTCAGAGGGAATAGGCGACACGCTCAGGGTTTCCCTGTCGGGGGACCCGGTTCCCGAGGTCCGAGCCGGCATCGAGATCCTTCAGTCCCTGGGAATGAGGGGCGGTCCATGGGTTGTGGCCTGCCCAACCTGCGCCCGAACCGAGGTGGACGTGGCGGGTCTGGCCGCCGAGGTGGAAAAGCGGTTGAGGGACATATCCGCTCCGCTGAAGGTGGCCGTAATGGGATGTCCCGTAAATGGGCCGGGAGAGGCCCGGGAATCCGACGCGGGCATCGCAGGGGGGAAAGGCGTCGCCATCCTTTTCGTGGAGGGGAAGGTTAAAGGGAAGGTGGGACTCCACGAGGCCGTGGATGCTTTGATGGATGAGGTGAGAAGACTGGAGCAGAAGTGGACGAAGGCACAGGGGGTAGAGAAGTAA
- a CDS encoding proline--tRNA ligase — MKYSKYFLPTLREVPADAEIVSHQLMLRAGMIRRVAAGIYDILPMGLRVIRKVEGIIREEMDRAGGIEVILPSIQPAELWGETGRWDFYGKELLRIKDRHGREFCYGPTHEEIVTDLVRREIRSYRQLPVTLYQIQTKFRDEIRPRFGLMRGREFTMKDAYSFDRDKDGAEASYRAMYDAYTAIFSRCGLEFRAVEADTGKIGGSLSHEFMVLADTGEDRVVSCDSCDYAANLEMADVASSTGDPVVEAMGESKSGGSAAPGTGGKGTRKVKTPGRRTVDEVTAFLGLEPTDLVKTIILSGEKKAVAVLVRGDHEVNPVKVRRMLGDETMDLADPEVVERVTGAPTGFAGPLGIDLPVYADNAVAFMSNFVTGGNEKDVHVVGVDLSLFEVTAFADLREAREGDPCPRCGGKLSFLRGIEVGHIFYLGKKYSEAMKAVFLDETGQERTIEMGCFGIGVGRTVAASIEQNYDERGIIWPLPIAPFAASLLCLNITDPEVHEAADRIYAALCDGGVEVLYDDRDERPGVKFNDADLTGIPIRVTVGKKGLKEGNVELRHRATGEESKVPVEGVVRAVRELIRGARQASFSDHNE, encoded by the coding sequence ATGAAATATTCGAAATATTTCCTTCCAACGCTTCGTGAGGTGCCCGCGGACGCTGAAATCGTCAGTCATCAGCTCATGTTGAGGGCCGGGATGATACGCCGAGTCGCCGCCGGGATTTACGATATCCTGCCCATGGGACTCAGGGTCATCCGGAAGGTGGAGGGTATCATCAGGGAGGAGATGGACCGCGCCGGGGGCATTGAGGTTATTCTCCCGAGCATTCAGCCTGCCGAACTCTGGGGAGAAACGGGCCGCTGGGACTTCTACGGAAAGGAGCTGCTTCGCATAAAAGACCGCCATGGCCGTGAATTCTGCTACGGCCCTACCCACGAGGAGATCGTGACCGACCTTGTAAGGCGGGAGATCCGTTCCTACAGACAGTTGCCCGTTACGCTCTATCAGATCCAGACAAAATTCCGGGACGAGATCAGGCCGCGTTTCGGCCTCATGAGGGGGCGTGAGTTCACTATGAAGGACGCCTATTCCTTCGACAGGGACAAGGACGGGGCGGAGGCCAGCTACAGGGCGATGTACGATGCCTACACGGCCATCTTCTCACGCTGTGGTCTTGAGTTCAGGGCTGTTGAGGCCGATACGGGAAAGATCGGTGGAAGCCTGTCCCATGAATTCATGGTATTGGCGGATACGGGGGAGGACCGGGTGGTAAGCTGTGATTCATGTGATTACGCCGCCAACCTTGAGATGGCGGATGTTGCCTCCTCCACCGGTGATCCAGTCGTGGAAGCTATGGGGGAGAGCAAGTCCGGGGGCTCTGCGGCGCCCGGTACCGGCGGGAAGGGGACTCGGAAAGTTAAAACCCCGGGGCGGCGGACCGTGGACGAAGTCACGGCGTTTCTCGGTCTGGAACCTACCGATCTTGTCAAGACGATTATCCTGTCGGGAGAGAAAAAGGCCGTGGCCGTACTCGTGCGCGGGGACCACGAGGTCAATCCGGTCAAGGTACGTCGGATGTTGGGCGATGAGACCATGGACCTGGCTGACCCCGAAGTGGTGGAAAGGGTCACCGGTGCCCCCACAGGTTTTGCCGGTCCTCTGGGAATCGATCTTCCGGTATATGCCGACAACGCCGTTGCCTTCATGTCGAACTTCGTCACGGGCGGCAATGAGAAGGACGTCCATGTGGTAGGTGTTGACCTTTCCCTGTTTGAGGTGACGGCTTTTGCCGACCTGAGAGAGGCCCGGGAGGGGGATCCATGTCCCCGGTGCGGGGGAAAGTTGTCTTTCCTCCGGGGGATCGAGGTGGGGCACATATTCTACCTCGGCAAAAAATACAGTGAGGCCATGAAAGCCGTCTTTCTGGATGAGACAGGCCAGGAGAGGACTATCGAGATGGGCTGCTTTGGAATCGGGGTTGGAAGGACCGTTGCAGCTTCCATAGAACAGAATTATGATGAAAGGGGTATTATCTGGCCTCTCCCCATTGCGCCGTTCGCCGCAAGCCTCCTCTGCCTGAACATCACCGATCCCGAGGTACACGAGGCCGCGGACAGGATCTATGCCGCCCTGTGCGATGGGGGTGTGGAAGTCCTGTACGATGATCGGGATGAGCGTCCCGGCGTCAAGTTCAACGATGCGGACCTGACAGGGATTCCCATCAGGGTGACGGTTGGTAAGAAGGGCCTGAAGGAGGGAAACGTGGAGCTGCGTCACCGGGCGACCGGGGAGGAAAGCAAGGTTCCCGTGGAGGGTGTTGTCCGGGCGGTCAGAGAACTCATCCGGGGCGCGAGGCAGGCGTCATTCAGCGATCACAACGAATAA
- a CDS encoding glycosyltransferase family 9 protein, whose product MLDLLLSNSPINRILLESALKAGRKRLSRALKNGFRRILVVGDLNIGDAVNLQVAVCALKRFFPDARIDYVVNRNAEPLIQGNPHISVLLPVFSGSPVPDDGDIEALRDAVQKEDYDVIFNFCPFFDASVFSGSAGGPIVIGPDAMVYMLLYGDHEKNRINNILYQADQFIYALLSDITGLERKRTFRGTTVYLSDDALVKAEEFLVHEGIFHGGPILLYNPDTTSPFTRIPLDYQADLLKRLLRSAGGVTILMGAGHVKKGIEQALLEMLPADMRGKIHIVPESIPLDCYVALIDLSDVYITGDTGPLHLASALKVSKSGRSVFRNRTAVFSIFGATSSRIYGYDSNLKGYLPSHQNASSNVYVSKSPCRNITCVNKRAKTCRKVRCFDYLDTEKIAGDVTDYLKRGTRFRVQSPESGVQSPERGKADAGMPLDETRGRR is encoded by the coding sequence TTGCTGGATCTTCTTCTGTCCAATTCACCCATAAACAGAATCCTTTTGGAATCCGCCCTGAAGGCCGGCAGGAAAAGGTTGAGCCGTGCACTCAAAAATGGATTTCGCCGTATATTGGTGGTGGGCGATCTGAACATTGGAGATGCGGTTAACCTGCAGGTGGCCGTCTGTGCCCTGAAGCGGTTTTTCCCGGATGCGCGGATCGACTATGTCGTCAACCGTAATGCAGAGCCGTTGATTCAGGGCAATCCGCATATATCGGTCCTTCTTCCTGTTTTCAGCGGTTCCCCCGTACCGGATGACGGCGATATCGAGGCTTTGAGGGATGCTGTACAAAAGGAAGATTACGATGTCATATTCAATTTCTGTCCGTTTTTTGATGCTTCGGTTTTCAGCGGAAGCGCCGGGGGCCCGATTGTAATCGGCCCTGATGCGATGGTCTATATGCTTCTGTACGGGGACCATGAGAAAAACCGGATAAACAATATCCTGTATCAGGCGGATCAGTTCATTTACGCGCTCCTTTCGGATATAACAGGTCTGGAAAGGAAGAGAACCTTCAGGGGGACGACCGTCTATCTTTCAGATGACGCCCTGGTGAAGGCAGAGGAGTTTCTGGTCCATGAAGGAATTTTTCACGGAGGGCCCATACTGCTTTACAATCCCGATACGACTTCCCCGTTTACACGGATTCCCCTGGATTATCAGGCGGACCTGTTGAAAAGACTCCTGAGATCGGCTGGGGGCGTTACTATCCTGATGGGCGCCGGGCATGTAAAGAAGGGCATTGAACAGGCCCTCCTGGAAATGCTCCCGGCGGATATGCGGGGGAAAATACATATCGTACCTGAATCAATTCCCCTGGATTGCTATGTCGCACTGATTGATCTCTCAGACGTTTACATTACGGGTGATACGGGCCCTCTCCATCTGGCATCGGCCTTGAAAGTTTCAAAATCCGGCAGGTCTGTTTTCAGGAACCGGACCGCCGTATTCTCAATATTCGGCGCCACATCTTCGAGGATCTATGGGTACGATTCCAATTTGAAAGGTTATCTTCCCTCGCATCAGAATGCGTCTTCGAATGTTTATGTCTCGAAAAGCCCATGCCGAAACATTACATGTGTAAACAAAAGGGCAAAAACGTGCCGGAAGGTTCGCTGCTTTGATTACCTGGACACGGAGAAGATCGCGGGGGACGTGACAGACTACCTGAAACGCGGAACGCGTTTCAGAGTCCAGAGTCCGGAGTCCGGAGTCCAGAGTCCAGAGAGGGGAAAGGCGGATGCGGGGATGCCCCTCGACGAGACTCGGGGCAGGCGGTGA
- a CDS encoding LysE family transporter yields the protein MKLLLLMPLVYVMGFLTAIPIGATQIEIAKRSLNGYVPQAMMVVLGSVISDVMYGFIAMFGFAPFLHNRKVEAIFWLAGAGILAILGIFTITRHGSRKEIKVKDVLLEDYGLSLFVGFSLAVINPPMMLWWLVCASFVKSLGLVQSYNAVSSSLFLLAGGLGIASYLTVLALALKKAGRFITPKLEHRITVFLGAVLLLLSIYFLVRFIMVFV from the coding sequence TTGAAACTCTTATTGCTGATGCCCCTGGTTTACGTGATGGGATTCCTCACAGCCATTCCCATCGGGGCCACCCAAATAGAAATTGCAAAGCGTTCCCTGAACGGTTATGTGCCCCAGGCGATGATGGTCGTGCTGGGTTCTGTAATATCGGATGTGATGTATGGTTTTATAGCCATGTTCGGTTTCGCGCCGTTTCTGCACAACAGAAAGGTCGAGGCGATCTTCTGGCTAGCGGGGGCGGGGATCCTGGCGATATTGGGTATTTTTACGATTACCCGGCACGGGAGCCGGAAAGAGATAAAGGTTAAGGATGTATTGCTTGAAGATTACGGCCTGTCTCTCTTTGTGGGGTTTTCCCTGGCCGTCATCAATCCGCCCATGATGCTCTGGTGGCTGGTATGCGCCTCCTTTGTCAAGAGCCTGGGGCTGGTTCAAAGCTACAACGCGGTATCTTCATCCCTGTTTCTTCTGGCGGGTGGATTGGGGATCGCCTCCTATCTGACTGTTTTGGCCCTGGCGTTGAAAAAGGCCGGCAGGTTCATCACCCCAAAACTTGAGCATAGGATCACGGTATTTTTAGGGGCTGTTCTCCTGCTCCTGTCGATCTATTTCCTGGTCCGCTTCATAATGGTGTTTGTGTAA
- a CDS encoding ribosome maturation factor RimP, which translates to MDTHGIVDYITRIVEPITGRLGLELVDVAFRSEDGRWVLRVTIDHEDGVKVAHCTAVSKELGVHLEVEDPISVRYHLEVSSPGLDRPLKNEGDFERFAGRQILIRTHRSVAGRKKIRGILEGVENGMAQVRMADGTLVEVPMEDMSSARLDFSL; encoded by the coding sequence ATGGACACCCACGGCATAGTAGACTATATCACCCGGATTGTGGAGCCTATTACCGGACGGCTTGGCCTTGAGTTGGTGGATGTGGCCTTCAGGAGCGAGGATGGACGGTGGGTCCTGAGGGTGACCATTGATCATGAAGATGGGGTGAAGGTGGCTCACTGCACGGCGGTAAGCAAGGAATTGGGCGTTCACCTTGAGGTGGAAGATCCGATTTCCGTTCGGTATCACCTTGAGGTCTCATCTCCGGGTCTTGACAGACCGCTGAAGAATGAGGGGGATTTTGAACGCTTTGCGGGGCGTCAGATCCTTATCAGAACCCATCGATCGGTTGCAGGAAGAAAGAAGATCCGAGGGATTCTGGAGGGCGTCGAAAACGGGATGGCGCAGGTGCGGATGGCCGATGGGACCCTGGTGGAAGTGCCCATGGAAGATATGTCCTCCGCAAGGCTTGATTTCAGCCTTTGA
- the nusA gene encoding transcription termination/antitermination protein NusA, translating into MTVNQELMIIFAQLEREKGIDQESLVEAIEAALVTAARKVYGSGTDMFARMDRQTGRIEIYQRKEVALQVGDPSMEISLLDARQLDPHVMPGDEVEIEIDANEFGRIAAQTAKQVIVQKLREAEREMIFKNYSGRVGEIINGIVHGFSRGAIIVDLGKTEAEIPAKEQVPRERYKQGDRIKAYILEVKQVAKGPQVVLSRSSLNFLLKLFDLEVPEVAEGIVEIRSAAREPGARSKIAVVSHDPNVDPVGACVGVKGSRVQAVVNELRGERIDIIPWVSDPALFVSSSLSPAQVTRVIINEADKSMGVIVADEELSLAIGRNGQNVRLAARLTNWNITIKSESQAEAEKLEKEQGKEGPEDENLFSGISAKIVDSLKESGFGDAEAIRNASDKDLLRIPGLGPKTLERLRERAEGPEGDPGN; encoded by the coding sequence ATGACCGTTAACCAGGAACTAATGATTATCTTTGCTCAGCTGGAGCGGGAAAAGGGAATCGACCAGGAATCCCTCGTCGAGGCCATCGAGGCGGCCCTCGTGACCGCTGCCAGAAAGGTATATGGATCGGGTACGGATATGTTTGCCCGAATGGATCGCCAGACGGGGAGGATTGAAATTTACCAGCGTAAGGAGGTGGCTCTCCAGGTCGGGGATCCTTCCATGGAGATATCCCTTCTTGATGCGAGACAGCTTGACCCCCATGTCATGCCGGGTGACGAGGTGGAGATAGAGATAGATGCCAACGAGTTCGGCCGTATTGCCGCGCAGACCGCCAAACAGGTCATTGTGCAGAAACTGCGGGAGGCTGAAAGGGAGATGATCTTCAAGAATTACTCGGGACGTGTCGGGGAGATTATCAACGGCATCGTCCACGGGTTTTCGAGGGGGGCGATCATCGTTGACCTTGGAAAAACCGAGGCGGAGATTCCCGCCAAGGAACAGGTTCCAAGGGAGCGATATAAGCAGGGCGACCGGATAAAGGCATACATCCTTGAGGTTAAGCAGGTCGCCAAAGGCCCTCAGGTTGTCCTGTCCAGGTCTTCCCTTAATTTTCTCCTGAAACTGTTCGATCTGGAGGTCCCGGAGGTTGCCGAGGGCATCGTCGAGATCCGAAGCGCGGCCAGGGAACCCGGCGCCCGTTCTAAAATCGCCGTTGTCAGCCACGATCCCAACGTTGATCCCGTTGGGGCCTGTGTCGGCGTCAAGGGGTCCAGGGTGCAGGCCGTGGTCAATGAACTGCGGGGCGAACGGATAGATATTATCCCGTGGGTCTCGGATCCCGCGCTCTTTGTCAGCAGTTCTCTCAGCCCTGCCCAGGTGACGAGAGTGATTATCAACGAGGCGGACAAGAGCATGGGAGTCATCGTCGCCGATGAGGAACTTTCCCTGGCCATTGGGAGGAATGGGCAGAACGTCCGTCTTGCAGCCCGCCTTACCAATTGGAACATTACCATCAAGAGCGAATCGCAGGCAGAGGCCGAGAAGTTGGAGAAAGAGCAGGGGAAAGAAGGCCCGGAGGATGAGAACCTTTTTTCCGGCATATCAGCCAAAATCGTGGATTCCCTCAAGGAATCCGGTTTCGGGGACGCGGAAGCCATACGCAACGCATCGGACAAAGATCTCCTGCGTATTCCCGGCCTCGGCCCCAAGACCTTGGAAAGGCTTCGGGAGAGGGCTGAAGGACCCGAAGGGGATCCCGGGAACTGA
- a CDS encoding DUF448 domain-containing protein: protein MPPRSEPVRTCTGCGKRHPKGEMIRIVADPVTGKVLIDLKGKVPARGAYVCPARGCVEAACKGRLARALKSDPISVGGPEELSGSIASVLKGRILLLLGLAQRGGRVVSGTNLVVREIRRGCNTRWLAIVAEDASDGIAVKLVRRLMAGGVPVHKVLGRAELGAAVGKGLRSVLLVRDAGLAASIEVAIIRYLAVR from the coding sequence ATGCCTCCTCGTTCCGAGCCTGTCAGGACATGTACCGGCTGTGGAAAAAGACATCCCAAGGGGGAGATGATACGCATTGTAGCGGACCCGGTCACCGGCAAGGTCCTGATCGACCTGAAGGGAAAGGTTCCCGCAAGGGGGGCTTACGTCTGCCCGGCCAGGGGGTGTGTTGAGGCTGCGTGCAAGGGACGGCTGGCAAGGGCGCTGAAAAGTGACCCGATTTCCGTTGGCGGCCCGGAGGAACTTTCCGGTTCCATCGCCTCGGTTTTGAAGGGAAGGATTCTGTTACTGCTGGGACTGGCGCAAAGGGGTGGAAGAGTTGTTTCAGGGACCAACCTCGTGGTCAGAGAAATCCGAAGAGGATGCAATACACGTTGGCTTGCCATCGTTGCCGAAGACGCCTCAGACGGTATTGCCGTGAAACTTGTGCGGCGTTTAATGGCCGGGGGAGTACCGGTCCATAAGGTCCTTGGCAGGGCTGAATTGGGCGCTGCGGTTGGAAAGGGTCTCCGTAGTGTTCTGCTTGTCAGGGACGCCGGGCTGGCGGCATCTATTGAAGTGGCGATCATCCGCTATCTTGCGGTGAGGTAA